Proteins from a genomic interval of Verrucomicrobium sp.:
- a CDS encoding phytoene/squalene synthase family protein: MREAAAPPLWQGAVASEAAWERLVAPCEEMTRRHARSFYYASHSLPRGKRQAAYAVYAFCRHVDDAVDLAPDGAALAAALDRQRTLLDDLERGRAGSLPWAPAFIAVWRWARIPRRYLEDLLAGMAMDRGRVRLQNWAELERYCYHVAGVVGLVMTHVFLREPEERLLLPARDLGTAMQLTNILRDVGEDFSRDRVYLPADELAAHGVTEADLAAGRVTPAWRAFMAVQIARARDHYRRAEPGIDALPRDGTRRTVWTMREVYGGILGRIEAAGSDVFTRRARVGAAGKALLAFRAWRKSR; this comes from the coding sequence ATGAGAGAAGCCGCCGCGCCCCCCCTGTGGCAGGGGGCCGTCGCCTCCGAGGCGGCCTGGGAACGCCTCGTCGCCCCGTGCGAGGAGATGACCCGCCGCCACGCCCGCAGCTTCTACTACGCCTCCCATTCCCTGCCGCGCGGCAAGCGCCAGGCGGCCTACGCCGTCTACGCCTTCTGCCGCCACGTCGACGACGCCGTGGACCTGGCCCCGGACGGCGCCGCCCTGGCCGCCGCTCTCGACCGCCAGCGCACCCTCCTGGACGACTTGGAGCGGGGCCGCGCCGGGAGCCTGCCGTGGGCGCCCGCCTTCATCGCCGTCTGGCGCTGGGCCCGCATCCCGCGCCGCTACCTGGAAGACCTCCTCGCCGGCATGGCCATGGACCGGGGCCGCGTCCGGCTGCAAAACTGGGCCGAGCTGGAACGCTACTGCTACCACGTCGCCGGGGTCGTCGGCCTGGTCATGACCCACGTCTTCCTGCGGGAGCCGGAGGAGCGCCTCCTGCTCCCCGCCCGGGACCTCGGCACCGCCATGCAGCTGACCAACATCCTGCGCGACGTGGGGGAGGACTTCTCCCGGGACCGCGTCTACCTCCCCGCCGACGAGCTGGCCGCCCACGGCGTGACGGAGGCCGACCTGGCCGCGGGCCGCGTCACCCCCGCCTGGCGGGCATTCATGGCCGTCCAGATCGCCCGCGCGCGGGACCACTACCGGCGGGCGGAGCCGGGCATCGACGCGCTGCCGCGCGACGGCACCCGCCGCACCGTCTGGACGATGCGGGAGGTCTACGGCGGCATCCTGGGCCGGATCGAGGCGGCCGGCAGCGACGTCTTCACCCGCCGGGCCCGCGTCGGCGCGGCGGGCAAGGCACTGCTGGCCTTCCGCGCGTGGAGGAAAAGCCGGTGA
- a CDS encoding lysophospholipid acyltransferase family protein translates to MEEKPVIPARPSRVLDALFYPYLRRKLRQRFQNVYLRGAGRLAALPADRPVIAYANHTNWWDLLLLYRLTREIPKRCYGMMEEKHLRKYPFFRAIGGFGVDLERPDPAALRYALRLLDDPRALLWIFPQGRLATPYEPLEIRPGLPFLCRRAPRAVILPVAFRYEFFRDDLPVALIEIGAPLESPDAETLRAAGQAAADRLAEAARARDLAGFAPLLPPRLSINKKWEWACRAATGRLRGFDPSN, encoded by the coding sequence GTGGAGGAAAAGCCGGTGATCCCCGCCCGGCCCAGCCGCGTCCTGGACGCGCTCTTCTACCCCTACCTGCGGCGCAAGCTGCGGCAGCGGTTCCAGAACGTCTACCTGCGCGGGGCCGGCCGTCTGGCCGCGCTCCCGGCGGACCGTCCCGTGATCGCCTACGCCAACCACACGAACTGGTGGGACCTCCTCCTCCTCTACCGCCTGACCCGGGAGATCCCGAAGCGGTGCTACGGCATGATGGAGGAGAAGCACCTCCGCAAGTATCCCTTCTTCCGCGCCATCGGCGGCTTCGGCGTCGACCTGGAGCGGCCCGATCCCGCCGCCCTCCGCTACGCCCTGCGCCTATTGGACGACCCGCGCGCCCTTCTCTGGATCTTTCCCCAGGGACGGCTGGCGACGCCCTACGAGCCCTTGGAAATCCGGCCCGGCCTCCCCTTCCTCTGCCGCCGGGCCCCGCGCGCCGTGATCCTGCCCGTCGCCTTCCGCTACGAGTTCTTCCGGGACGACCTGCCCGTGGCTTTGATCGAAATCGGCGCGCCGCTGGAGAGTCCGGACGCGGAGACGCTCCGCGCGGCGGGCCAGGCCGCCGCCGACCGCCTGGCGGAGGCCGCCCGCGCGCGGGACCTCGCCGGCTTCGCCCCCCTGCTGCCGCCCCGCCTTTCCATCAACAAAAAATGGGAATGGGCCTGCCGCGCCGCGACGGGTAGGCTCCGCGGCTTCGATCCCAGCAATTAG
- a CDS encoding phosphatase PAP2 family protein, with the protein MHLLHTLDLAILRQINLAWANPFFDRLMPIVSDPNFFRWPILIAAVLFLLFGGFRGRVFVFLILLAVGVGDGVIVEHGKKWVRRARPNEAIAGLRMPSRQGLKESQVLPHPGRRSFPSGHTCNNVALAVVACAVYGLRRAWWLWLWAALMGYSRVYLAAHYPTDVFFSALFSAAYTLALLALARLAWNHWTPRRWRAAHPDLLPLWGKAA; encoded by the coding sequence ATGCACCTGCTCCACACCCTCGACCTCGCCATCCTGCGCCAGATCAACCTGGCCTGGGCCAACCCCTTCTTCGACCGGCTGATGCCGATCGTCTCCGATCCCAATTTCTTCCGCTGGCCCATCCTGATCGCGGCGGTCCTCTTCCTCCTCTTCGGCGGGTTCCGGGGGCGGGTTTTCGTCTTCCTCATCCTGCTGGCCGTGGGCGTGGGAGACGGCGTCATCGTGGAGCACGGGAAGAAATGGGTCCGCCGCGCGCGGCCGAACGAGGCGATCGCCGGGCTGCGCATGCCCAGCCGCCAGGGGCTGAAGGAATCCCAGGTCCTCCCCCATCCCGGGCGGCGCTCCTTCCCCTCCGGCCACACGTGCAACAACGTGGCCCTGGCCGTCGTCGCCTGCGCGGTCTACGGCCTGCGCCGGGCCTGGTGGCTTTGGCTCTGGGCGGCGCTCATGGGCTATTCCCGCGTCTACCTGGCCGCCCACTATCCCACGGACGTCTTCTTCTCCGCCCTCTTCTCCGCCGCCTATACCCTGGCCCTGCTGGCCCTGGCGCGGCTGGCCTGGAACCACTGGACGCCGCGCCGCTGGCGGGCAGCCCATCCGGATTTGTTGCCCCTCTGGGGCAAGGCGGCCTAG
- a CDS encoding amidohydrolase family protein, whose protein sequence is MLYRAAVVLAGDGIPVADGAVRVEGERIAAVGPAAELPPLPGEEVRDLGPQVLSPGFINAHCHLDYSRMRGLLPGQRFVRWIESINALKRSFSDDDYLEAIAYGFTLLQQGGTTTVANIESFPELLPRLGPPPIRAWWFLELTDLRQRVPQDEYYFGMLSFFQERTDWLGGFGLSPHSPYTASLDLYHLAKRCSEEYGMPFTTHIAESLEEQEMFLYGQGPLYEMMHKLGRDTSDCGQGSPLSHLVENGLLTPRCLAVHLNYLQEYDWPLLVASGASVVHCPKSHAYFGYAPFELERMQGEGINLCLATDSLASNTSLDLRAEARAAIAAHPGLTDADAWRMITRNPARALGQAGRLGEISPGALADLVAFPFLPHGDPFASLLESAGRPGLLVVNGQALSVP, encoded by the coding sequence ATGCTCTACCGCGCCGCCGTCGTCCTGGCCGGGGACGGGATCCCCGTCGCCGACGGAGCCGTGCGCGTGGAAGGGGAGCGGATCGCCGCCGTCGGCCCCGCCGCGGAATTGCCGCCGCTGCCGGGCGAGGAGGTCCGCGACCTGGGCCCGCAGGTCCTCTCCCCCGGCTTCATCAACGCCCACTGCCACCTGGACTACTCCCGCATGCGCGGCCTCCTGCCGGGGCAGCGCTTCGTCCGGTGGATCGAGTCGATCAACGCCCTCAAGCGGAGCTTTTCCGACGACGACTACCTGGAGGCGATCGCCTACGGCTTCACCCTCCTCCAGCAGGGCGGGACGACGACGGTAGCCAACATCGAGAGCTTCCCGGAGCTGCTCCCCCGCCTGGGCCCGCCGCCGATCCGCGCCTGGTGGTTCCTGGAGCTGACCGACCTGCGCCAGCGCGTCCCGCAGGACGAATACTACTTCGGCATGCTCTCCTTCTTTCAGGAGCGGACCGACTGGCTGGGCGGCTTCGGCCTTTCCCCGCACTCCCCCTACACCGCCTCCCTGGACCTCTACCACCTGGCCAAGCGGTGCAGCGAGGAATACGGGATGCCCTTCACCACCCACATCGCCGAATCCCTGGAGGAACAGGAGATGTTCCTCTACGGCCAGGGGCCCCTCTACGAGATGATGCACAAGCTGGGCCGGGACACCTCCGACTGCGGCCAGGGCTCCCCCCTCTCCCACCTGGTCGAGAACGGCCTCCTCACCCCGCGCTGCCTGGCCGTCCACCTCAACTACCTCCAGGAATACGACTGGCCGCTGCTCGTCGCCAGCGGGGCCAGCGTCGTCCACTGCCCGAAGTCCCACGCCTACTTCGGCTACGCCCCCTTCGAGCTGGAGCGGATGCAGGGGGAAGGGATCAACCTCTGCCTGGCCACCGACAGCCTGGCCAGCAACACCAGCCTGGACCTCCGCGCGGAGGCGCGCGCCGCGATCGCCGCGCACCCGGGCCTGACGGACGCCGACGCCTGGCGGATGATCACCCGCAACCCGGCCCGCGCCCTGGGCCAGGCCGGGCGGCTGGGGGAAATCTCCCCCGGCGCGCTGGCCGACCTCGTCGCCTTCCCCTTCCTTCCCCATGGCGACCCGTTCGCCAGCCTGCTGGAATCGGCCGGCAGACCCGGCCTCCTCGTCGTCAACGGCCAGGCCCTCTCCGTGCCATGA